TCGGCCGCCGTACTATCAGCCAACTCCAGCGCTTACGTGACGGAATGCAGTCCGGCGATGATTCGGTTCTTGCAAACATCTGGGATGAGGTTTGCGTTCAGGCCCAACGAGAGGAATCTGTCTCCTGGGACCTCTATCTCGACCTGATCAGGAATTTGATTGAGCAGCAATTGTCCAAGCTGAAGCCTCATGAAGTTGGGGCTTTATGGCTACAAACACCCGAGGGGGAGCTCTGGTCCGAAGAGAACCATCGCGCCGGCGAGGGCTCGATTCTCCTGGAGGATGTCGTCGAACATGTGCTCGCACGATATGTTCTGAGCGCCGCGTGCGATTGGGACAATCCGAGGATCAGAAAGTACAAGGAGAGCGAGCTGTATTGATGACTGGGTACGGAGCATCCTGCGCAGCAACGCGCGTGTCACATGTAAGTCCTTTTTATTGAGTAGCATGCAGCATGGCGGCAATCGGTCGTGCGGAAACTTTCAGCTTATTCGGCCATCACGGCTGAAACTTTCGCTTTATGGGGTATGCCCGGTTTCAGTTTATGCGCTCCCCTCTGCTCTAAGCGACTGATTCCACGTCGCTGGAAGTTTCACCTTATCTGCTCCCCCACAGCTTCGCGCAAAACCAAAAGCCCCGCCGCAAGCGGGGCTTTGACCATTTCGACGAATATGACAACGCATGCTAAGAAACAACACTATGTCCCGCAGTGCCTCCTCAGAGGGTTCTCCATTGCGGGGAAAGACCGAGTTTATGTCTTCGACAAGTCTCGAGCAATCTCGTACCCGAGCGCGATCCGCGACGTTGCCTCCGAAAATTACTTCAATGAGGTAGATTTCGGAGACTTCTCCGTCTCGTTCGAAAATCGACTCGAGTTGGTGGAGGCGAATGCTGCCCCAGTCATCCAGCGGATTGTCGCTACCGAAGATTTAAGCGGAATAAGCCTGGAAGACAGGGCATCTCTAATCGTATTTATCGCGATCCAGATGGTTCGCACAAAGGCAGAACGTGAAGCTTTGGACCAGACGCATGACCTCCTCGTCGGAAGATTGGGCGGTGAAGCCAATGCACTCAGAGCTGGCCTGCCGCCCAAAGACAAAGAGATGCATAAGCTATCGATCCTCTACCATCTTCCAGAGACGATTAACACGTTTGGTAAGCCTTTAGCCGAAAAGTTGATCATGTTGCAGAGGGCCCCAGCTAAAGAGCGATTCCTTATCGGGGATGATCCAATTGTCCGTGACAACAGCTTCCCGACACGAAACGGGCTGGGCAATTTGGGAATTTCCAACCAAGGCATTGAGATATACCTGCCGCTATCGCCCAAGCTGGTTCTAGCCCTGATGTGCCCCTCGATACTCGGCGTTATGGAGGCCGCCCGTGGAAGTGGGTCACACTTTGCCTCCTTTGAGGCAGAGAGATTCCTTCACGCCCTGCAAGCGGGTAAGCCATTCCTACTTACGTACACAAACATTCGGAGACTCAACTCAATGCAAATCGCAAATGCAACAAGATTTGTAATGAGCGATGCCGACGACTTTTCATTCGCACGGCAAATGATTAAAGATCAGCCTTCAATTGCGTTTCCCCCAAAATATGTCCGGTGAGATAGGCCCCTCAACTGAACTATCGGGGCATCGAGATCTTATTTGCTTTTGGCAGCGCAAGGATAGCCCTCCTTGAGGGCAAGGTACAGGCCCACGTCAGCTGTGCTGTCGAGGAGTCTGGGATTCTTGTCCATGTAAGCAACGTAAACCTTAACCAGCGTCGCCCGATTGTCTTCAGAGCGCACACAGACTTTGTCGTCGCTCACATGAAGGCCAGAAATGAAGCCCTCAACGAATGATGCACAAAAGTGCGCATTGAGAGTGTCGCCCTCGCGACCCTCACCGTTCAAAATACGAACTGAAGCGCGGCATGCCTGGACGAGCTCATCCCCAGTCATCGGGTGACCCGCGTCTTGGCCTGTCCCGAGAACAAAGATGAGTATGGGTACGAACATAGAAGCACAATAACAAAGCCAGTGGCGCACCGGGTGCCGATTCATAACGCCCCCTCGGTTATGGCACGGCTTCAGCCGTGCCATAACCCTCCCGAGCAATTCAGGGGCTTTAGCTCCTGAGCCCACCTCAACCACATCAACACCGCCCCTGTAGGCCACAACCGCCTCTGAAGGGGCACGGCTTCAGCCGTGCCATCACCAGCCCGAGTGATTCAGGGGCTTTAGCCCCTGAGGTACGCTTGGCCAAGCATGGGCAAGCCC
The genomic region above belongs to Acidobacteriaceae bacterium and contains:
- a CDS encoding DUF4238 domain-containing protein, giving the protein MTISTNMTTHAKKQHYVPQCLLRGFSIAGKDRVYVFDKSRAISYPSAIRDVASENYFNEVDFGDFSVSFENRLELVEANAAPVIQRIVATEDLSGISLEDRASLIVFIAIQMVRTKAEREALDQTHDLLVGRLGGEANALRAGLPPKDKEMHKLSILYHLPETINTFGKPLAEKLIMLQRAPAKERFLIGDDPIVRDNSFPTRNGLGNLGISNQGIEIYLPLSPKLVLALMCPSILGVMEAARGSGSHFASFEAERFLHALQAGKPFLLTYTNIRRLNSMQIANATRFVMSDADDFSFARQMIKDQPSIAFPPKYVR